TAATTGTTCTTGTGTGTGGCCGAGTGGGGGAGcgatcttccaagtcctggctagagagcttgactctcatgggcacatTATCCCGATCGGCtacgtaagaaaaagtttcacatTTGCTCTGCATCTGTCTGGATTTGCTCTGATCAACCTGCTATGTCTGGCGGCTACAAATCTGCTTCCATCTGCTGAGTAACATCGGTTTGGTGATAAATACTGCGGTCTTCTGACCGGATTTACATCGCCCTCGATTTTATAAGCGAATACTGCGGTCCTCTGACCGGTTTTACATAGCTTTGTTCTTAGAGCGAATACTGCGGTCCCCTGACCGGATTTACATCACTTGTCTCGTTGAGCGAATACTGCAGTCTCCTGACTGGTTTTACATTGCTTTGTTCTTAGAGCGAATACTGCGGTCCCCTGAACGGATTTACATCTCTTTTCTCTTTGAACAAATACTACGGTCTCCTGACCGATTTTATATCGCTTTATTGTCTTAATTATATCTGATAGCTTGTATGAATGAACTAGCCCTCTCAGCATGTTtctatgaatgaatggccctctcagcatgtttgaatgagtgaatggccctctcgacatgtttgaatgaatgaatggccctctcgattaataagaaaatattatggccctctcggcaacaggaaagtaaacatgcaatggccctcacggcaataGGAAAATAGACATGCAATGGCCTTCACGGCAgtaggtgttacaccttggaaatttcccccgctagcgtacagtgattaggtcaatgaagggtatgacgtatatggtgttttgacgagggacaacgtcctttagactggtattgaggtgctaaaaaaaattattaagaaggttccataaggatcggagattaaacgaaatgacgagaataagactcagtgaactgatgggttatacggtcaattttacggaccgtataacattatacggccgtataatggaccgtaaaagagtcacagaatgaggcagaatgaggttgctgaagggatgattttacggtcaattatgcggaccgtataaaattatacggcccgtataatgtaccgtcagGTTGACACAGGAAaagggtagtcattggagcagttttacggtcgattatacggaccgtataatgatgtcgagacagatttcaacttttaaataaggacccaagttcattttattttatttcatcttctctctccacgacctaacatctctctagaaccttccaaaactcttccaatacaagaatccaagtgaaaatcaagatcaaccacaccaagttcatgaaaacaagagtgtgaaacccaagtgaagttcatcctcctcaaagaaaatcaaaagaggtgagatagggttttgttgctagaggaaaaaatccactcaagacttgttcaaccatcatccaaggtaagtttcatgaccattttatgttgtttaaggtattggaaggttaagatacccgaattgtagaagaacatagcaaatgggtcattcaagagtgaatggtgtcatgagtgagtggtagttgaattgaatcatgaatgttagtgtgttgtgagtatgaatatgttacaaatgacatgaagaccatgagataagtgtgatacatgggaaaatccgatagcgaacccaaaaccataaatgtgggaaaaatgaagagaaatggtggatcatggccattgtatatgaatgataattgtgattttctatattatgattgttattgtgggtgattgggagttgatatggaatacgggaaaagtagtataaacaaaggaagtgctgcccaattttctctagaaatagtagtgcgttcttatagttggttaactaacgatcgtacaaatcctctttttgaaggtagaggcgtgacattgaaggagaataagcaaacgctaaattgcttaaacgacaaaggtatgtgaggcttaactcttctttcaaaaggcatgaatccttcaagctttccacaaatccttctataagatgaagcttaagagtccttctatatattaaatcccctatgagcatgatagtgatgacaatgagctagagtctagagactcaagaagttgtggcatgatgttcctacaatgctaatgatgctattattgttaacactcgccttacttTTTCTTCCCTTTAAGGCGaagcatgatactcataaatgtccataatacaatcgggggttcacgaccttacgtcaccccgacatagtatggttgtcttaaagcctaatgaacgCTCTTAATGttattgtatgttatgacaataagatgataactaatgctaacttgtaacactacgGGATACATGGAAcgctaagaaatgataacatgatgctatggtttgagatgtataataatgacgtgttatgattgatgttgtgatgatatgattccaccgtgcctatatggccaggcatgtcaccgctaatgcgggctgcgtatgattccaccgtgcctatatggccgggcatgtcaccgttaatgcgggctgcgatgtttacaccgagccgagagggccgggcatgatcaccactagtgggcggcatatgagggttacccggacgcgggtaacgatacagattatgatgtgatgaggtatatgatgacgtacgtgatgatgtatgggatgtgataacatgggtactatgattgtgtaaaatgtgaaatatgatagtaatacgattgcctatgacatgtgtgcaggttatatctttgtcccatgactcatgatctttctattctgtttgtttatttcattcctgccttacatactcagtacaatattcgtactgacgtcctttttctatggacgttgtgttcatgcccacaggtagacagggagaagaTCTTGCTCCGGAGTCTTAGAGGTtgctagctgattggaagccctccattgtcccggaggtgcctatgatgattattttgtgtacagttgtagatgtcatcccttagaggctcgttgatactcgacgtgggtcgtgtggtttcatggcatggttattatgtatatatatgtatatgtgtatattattttgctagcctaagggctcgtgtGTATGAAAGTATTTCGTTTCTAagtaaaaatggattttattataaattaagcatgaattggataaatgattgctaaataagctaaataagtgatggcacgagcggtgctcggtggttagccccgggtacccgtcacggcccctagctgggtcgtgacagtaggaaagtaaacgtgcaatggccatCACGGTAGCAGGAAAGTAGACATGCAATGGACCTCATggcagcaggaaagtaaacgtACAATGGCCATCATGGTAGCAGAAAAGTAGACGTGCAATGACCCTCACGGCAGCAGGAAAGTATAAGTGCAATGGCCCTCACGTCAATAGGAAAGTAGACGTACAATGACCCTCACGACAACAGGAAAGTAGACGTGCAATGACCATCACGACAACAGGAAAGTAgacatgcaatggccctcacgACAACAGGAAATTAGTCGTACAATGGCCCTTACGGCAGTAGGAAAGTAGATGTGCGATGGCCCTTACGGTAGCAGGAAAGTAgacgtgcaatggccctcacaGTAGCAGGAAAGTAGACGTGCAATGACCCCCACGGCAGCAGCAAAAGTAGACGTGCAATGGACCTCACGGCAACAGGAAAGTAgacatgcaatggccctctcggcaagtAAGAAAATATGATGGCAATGACAGATATAGCCCCTTCAGCTAAAtcatctttctttcgtcctttatgtCGGCTGTGACCTTCGTGGTCAGATGCGCCATTTGTTCTGTGGTGACTCTTTTGGTCAAATGTTTGCCCTTGTGGCAATCTTAGTCATTTtgtagccctcgtggctagatgGCATTTCGTCCTTTTGTAGCCCTTATGGCTAAATATGCGCCCTTGTGTTGTTTTAAATCTTTTATAGCCCTCATGGCTAGATATTTTCCCTTTTGGCGTTTCCGTCCTTGCATAGCCCTCGTGGTTAGATATGCGCCCTTATGGAGTTTTTGTCCTTTtatagcccttgtggctagatatcTGTCTCGAAATCTGATTTCTGCAGCTATCCGGGCCTTCTTTTGGCAAACCATTCCCTGCACATGAAACAAAATTAGAAAAAGAGACTGTCCTCGTGGCGCCCTGGAGACCTGCATCAGAAATAGGTTAGTTTTTCCTATTCtaagttgattcgtgttgccgGCGCCTTTGCATTTTTGGCTTTTGGATATAGGACCCTTTGGCTCTCTTATCAAAAGATGAATTTGTTATGCAGAAAATCATTTTGTGAAAAATGTATAGATGCCTGTTTATGAGGAAATAAATGAATTATTTTAGAATTATAAAggctaatgtcatgacatgtgcttTCGAATAAGGGGAATCCCCTTTTCGGAGACCGGGGTCTTTGCTTTCTTCCGCGAAATGTTTGagaccttttctcaaaaattctgccccttTTGAACCTTGACCGACGAACTCTCGCCGAATCTTCTTTATCAAGGAAATTTTAAGATcccctcaaaatttctgccccagtttacagTGCGGTGATATGTTAGAAAGTTTGAGAtcttttttaaaatttctgcCCGGTTTGAAACTCTGGGTTGGCTAACTCCTCGTATCGCATCAATGGCATGAAGTTTTTGAGAtcttctaaaaaattctgccccagttgggCGTAACAATTTTGATATTCTTCGCGGCATCTCAATCTTTCAGGCTTCCTAGGAGTTTCTTGGGTTATTCTTTTGGTGcgaccgagctcaaagagcgcctacgtatcctgtcgcggCAGGAATAAAGGCGAACGTAGTTCGAAATAAGAGTAAATGAGTTTTCagtttttactaataatgcgaccaggtcccaaatggactgcctacgtatcccactgtggggaagtcaggtcattgcgtagttcatattacaaaagttgttttgtttttcctatttattacaaaatgattacaagcaaaatgaaataacTAATACAAGCAAATAGAATAAAGATTACAAGCAAAGAGTACTATTACAAACTGAGAAACTTCGTCTTCatgcatagtagcgcttgattgcatctgagttgatCGGCTTCAGCCACTCTTGTCCATCCATTTCCGCTAGTACTACTGCTCCTCCAGAGAGTACTTTGCGGACCACGTAAGGACCTTGCCAGTTGGGAGCAaacttccctttgtattcatcttgGTGTGGGAAAATCCTCTTGAGCACCCTTTGCCCGATCTGGAAAAGTTGAGCCCTAACTCGTTTGTAGAAGGCTCTTGCCATCCTTTGGTGGTATAATTGACAGTGGCATACGGAAACCATCCATTTTTCGTCGATTAAGGCCAACTGATCGTATCGAGCTCAGACCCATTCAGCATTATACAACTCAGCTTCTTGAATGATTCTCAAAGAAGGTATCTCAACTTCGGCGGGTATGACTGCTTCAGTACTGTAGACTAGCAGGTATGGAGTTGCTCTTGTTGAAGTTCTAATCGTAGTATGGTATCCCAgtaaagcataaggcaactgctcgtgccaacCTTTGTAATTATCagtcattttcctcaatatcctcttgatattcttgaTGGTTGCTTCTACGGCTCCATTTATTTGTGGCCAATAAGCTGTTCAGTTTCgatgagtgatcttgaattgctcacaaATATCCTTCATCAGATGGCTATTCAGATTTTCTCCATTGTCAGTTATGATTGACTCGGGTATACCGAACCAGCATATAATGTTGTTTTGCATGAAGtcggctaccactttctttgtcactgactTGTGATTCAtcgcttccacccatttggtgaagtaatcAATAGTGACTAAAATGAATCGGTGTCCATTTGAGGCTGTGGGTTCAATGGGTCCAATAACATCCATACCCCAAGCAACAAAGGGCCATGGCGAGCTCATAGCATTAAGCTCACTTGGTGGTACTCTGATTAAATCACTGTGGATCTGGCATTGAtggcatttttgcacatatttgcaACAGTCACTCTCCATAGTTATCCAATAATACCCGGCTCTGAGAATCTTCTTTGCCAATATGAATCCGTTCATGTGGGGTCCATAAGTCCCTGCGTGTACTTCTTCCAACAATCATGTGGCTTCGCCGGCATTTACACATCGTAGCAATCCCAAAATCAGCATCCATTTATAAAATACTTCCTTGTTCAGAAAGAAACAATTTGCCATTCTTCTGATGGTCTTCTTTGATCCACTTGTAATGCCTTCGGGATACTCCCGTCTTTCCAAATATATCTTGATATTGTTGTACCATGGCTTGCCATCTGGCTCAGCCTCCATGTGGCAACAGTGGGCATGCTCTTCTTTCAAGCTTATCCTTAGCGGGTTAatgtgactgctttcaggatgttggatcattgatGCTAAGGAATCGGCAAATTCATTTCGAGCTCTCGGTGTATGTCGGAATTCAATCTTTCTGAACTTATTGCAAAATCTTTGTTCCAAGTTCACATATGGCAAGgtcttttcatttttggtgtccattgtcacgacccaacaggagggccatgacaggcactcggagctaacccaccgggtaCCTCTCAACATACTTTCAcaatcacatctaggtgagccacatggcttattaacaaactctatgcctcaataGTACTATTTCCAAcggctaaaacacttttatatcaatgtcaacaacaatgcccatatacatatacgcgagccgacgaggctaacaaaatgatatacaaaatatgagccgataaggctaaaagacatctaactgtacacaactatctacgagcctctagaaagagtgtgTGATATCATATaaacgggatagggccccgccatgcccatatatacacaaaagaatagtacccacagctgcagctccagatcaaatagagctcctctatgtaatctctggataggcagcctaaggatcaagtctatctccctgtccacctgtaggcatgacgcagcatccacaaacaaaaagacgacagtacggataatgtactgagtatgtaaagaataatcaataacattatagaagcatgaatgataacataagaaagaagagtcatgggggtgatagagccatttatacctctagcgacgttcgtcATATTCGCTTACCccttttctaatgggaaccttccattacgtACACTtgtacatatagtagtatcatacccgaccatagaggttcggtgtcttacatacccgaccatgataaggttcggtgttatacatacctgacTCTACTAAGGCttagtgtcatccgtacccaactgtagtggtgtgcgcgcgatagatatcatacccggccatataagctcggtattcttaatagtcatactttgatatatatatatatatatatatatatatatatatatatatatatatatatatatatatatacacatatctataTAGGTACATACACATCCTCAACATCATCCTTGTCATCATtacttcattatatccttccttagaggatcaactattataggatgagaccaatggtatcatgagattatcaagaatcatgaaccttagtgattctaagaatgaagtcatcttggaagacaaTATGGAATTCACATGAGGGTATACAacgatgggatcatgccttaagaaagaagggttagccttacatacctctttgtgttcccaactatctaacgttcaccgccaaggcttgagaaatctacattaaAAAGGATTCATACaatggttaagtcttaaagacactattaaattcaaactagagcaACTCATGAACTAACAAAAAAATTGGGAAGCATtccccctatttcatcgacttccaccatatcgcaaaacaactcccaaacaactataataacatccacaacatcataatcaagtagtcgtAGTCACTTAAGTCTCAAAgttcattctcacattcaacttacaTCGACAACTTCACATCAACCCTTTgtacattttcatacaacgcttcctcatcaccattattacctttcatagcaagattatatccatatcatactaagaatcacgactcaagttagcttactactcaaaacatcatgaaaactacatttagacctcatctactactttctccttctacccaagttgttcaacaactaagcattcttgataacatgaaataagcatgaaaaataaCCTTTTATTCCACAATAATGAggtttggagcaagctatcaacttatgtggaaaccctagcttcaatacccaagttgttcttgaagtctactaaccctagcaagagcaagacttctaacacatggatatcttgattcttgcctcttgatctttgttttctcttgcgtttgtgttgatatggtgtgaGGAATATTCTAGATCTCTCAAAAGTtgtggagaagatgagaaatgaaaaatagaacttgggtcatctatttaaaacaagaaaataaagctGCCCGACgggaattatacggacacttatacagtccgtataattttatacggtccatataactgaccgtataataccaccagtgATGAATGTTCGCTGTAACtattatacagacccttatacggaccatataaagttatacggaccatataagtgctCGTATAACCCATCTTTTCAAAAAATTGTTTTCGTTGATTCGTTTgtcctccaatccttgtggaaccttcttggcacttatataacacttcattaaccatcaaaTAGGCCCTATAgaagcccctcaagacattacaaaataaatattagctcaattatggcgaaaacctttccaaacacgacttacagttcacttccttcaacaaacttagtctcacatattcatatgacttcgaaatcttatggtatgcacttTAAGTtatctaatactctccttaatctcataaggaattCATATGCACCTTAAGCTCGCATAGTCTATTCCTAATGTAGAAATTCCGAAATCTCTGTGATGTAACACCCATTCGCCCTGTACTTGATGAATCAATAGGTCGGAGTCTCCGATGACCAGTAACTCATCGATGTTCATATCAAGTGTCATTATGAGGCTTAGGATGCAGGCCTCTTATtctgccatgttgttggtacaatgAAATTTAAGCTTTGCGGCCATGGGGCAGTGTTGCCCACTTTCTGATATCAGAACCGCTTCGATTCCGCAACTTTTATAATTCACCTCTCCGtcgaagaacagtctccagcCAGTGTAAGATTTTGTTGCTTCTTCATCTATGGCCAACACCCTTTCATCTGGGAAATGAGTGCAAAGTGGTTAGAGTTCTTCATCCACCGGACTTGCAGCTAGTAGGTCAGCCAAAGCTTGTCCTTTAACAACCTTCTGAGCTATGTATACGATGTCGAATTCACTTAACAACATTTTCCATTTTGCCAGCTTTCCTATAGGCATAGGCTGGCAGAATATATACCTTAgtggatccatcttggatatgaggtgagtggtgtaCGAGGACAAATAATGCCTCAATTTCTAGGCCACCCAAATTAAGGCACAACAAGTTTTCTCGACCAATGTATATCTTGCCTCACAGGTTGTGAATTTCTTGCTTAGGTAGTAAATGACATGCTCCTTCTTCCCTGCttcatcgtgttgtcctaacacgcaCCCAAAGGCATTCTCTGCAACTGATAAGTATAGTAGCAACAGGGTCCCAGGCCTTGGAGGTACCAAGACTGGTGGATTGGACAAATATCTCTTGATGGTATCAAATGCCCCTTGGCACTCCTCTGTCTATTTGGTGAGAGCATCTTTTTTCAAAAGCTTGAGTatgggctccacaatgatggtggattaAGCTATGAATCGTCCAATGTAATTTAACCTTCCCAGGAAACTCATGACTTCCTTCTTGGTTTTGGGAGGAGGTAATTCTTGGATCGCCTTGATCTTTGTTGTGTCTAGTCCTATGCCTCTCCGACTGATTACAAATCCTAATAGTTTTTTGGCCggtactccaaatgcacatttagCTTGGTTCAGCTTCAGATTAAACCTTCGGAGCCTATCGAAGAACTTCCTTAGATGTGTCGTATGCTCCGAACTTTcccttgacttgataatgacatctTCCATATAGACTTCAATTTCTCTGTGGATTATGTCGTGGAAAATGGTAGTCATCGCTCTCATATATGTTGCGGCGGCATTCTTGAGGCTCGAAGGGCATTACCCTATAATTgtacactccccatggagtgATGAAGGCTGTTTTCTCGGCATCCTCTCTATCCATTAAGATCTAGTGGTAGTCAGTGAAATAATCCACAAATGATTGCAGTTGATGCTTGGCACAGTTATCTATGAGTATATGGATATTCGGGAGTGAAAAATTATCCTTTGGGATAGCTTTGTTAAGATCTCGTTGATCCACACAGATTCTTATCTTGTCGTCCTTTTTGGGTACTGGAACTATGTTAGCTAGCCATGTAGGGTATGAAGTCACTTCCACCACTCCCGATTTAATCTGTTTTTCCACCTCATCTTTGATTCGGATACTAAGATCCGGTTTGAATTGACCGATTCTCcctattttcaaaataaattcatcttttctctaccgaagagccagTAGTGGGGTAGGGTCCAATTGGACAACTGCTTTCCTGGATCTGCGTTTCAGATGGTGGGCGCTTCTGCATATTCTTCCAAGATGACTGAGCAATCTTCTTCTCggaatagcatccctatcccttcttcaatgGCAGCATCATCCGACATAGGCATTTTGCTAGGAAATGACTGGTATAGGTTGGGAATGGGTTTCCGAAGATCTGCGACCTCTTGCCTCTTCTTGGTAGGTATCTCATCTTCAGTTGGGACATATCCCAGTCCGAAACGAAAATTGTCTTGGGGAAGGCGAATTGGCTCAGTGAAGCCGTGCAAattctttcccagacctttctCGAACTTGAACCCATTCAAGAGCATAGTCGAAACAATCCTCTTATATACTGCCGGCATGGGGGTCTCGGGGTGTTCTATTTGTGGGCATCCCCTACGAGTTCCATTACATGGAAATTCGTTCCTTTGGGTGTCGGTTTGATGACGGGTATGAAATGTTTTGGATAATTATGCATGGTTGCCTCTCCATGGATTATCACTTCCTGTTCTCCCCAGACGAATTTCAAAGATTGGTGAAGTGAAGATAGGACTGCtcctgccatgtggatccatggcctccCCAAGAGTAGATTGTAGTTGGCAGGTATTTCCATAACCTGAAACTCGATAGTGAATTATGCTAGACCTATTTGAATGTCCAGGTCCCTGCTCCGGTGGCATCACATTGGCCTCCGTCAAATGCTCTTATATTAGTGTGGCTCTGACGAACCTTTCCAAGGTCATATCCCAGCTGAGTTAGGGTAGACTCGGGATAAATGTTGAGTCCTGCTCCGTTGTCGATCAGCATGCGAGCCACTACTTTGTTGCGGCACATGACAATGATGTGCAGTGCTTTGTTGTGATCGGTGCCTTCCTTGGGCAACTCTTTTTCTGTCAAGGTAATTTGGTGTTCTTCCATAACATGGGTGACCCTTTCGGCTAGATTTTCGCTACTTGTCCCAACTGGGACGTGGGCTTCTTCTAACACCTTCATTAGAGCAAAGCGATGCTAGGGTGAACTTTGTAAAAGTGCCAACACCGAAATTTGGGTCGGTGTTTCTTTAGGTGCTCCACAATGGAGTATTCTTTGGACTGCATCTGGTGCCAGAAATCTTCAGCTTCACCCTCGGTAATCGCCTTTTTCTGGTTTCTCTCTTTTCG
The nucleotide sequence above comes from Lycium barbarum isolate Lr01 chromosome 3, ASM1917538v2, whole genome shotgun sequence. Encoded proteins:
- the LOC132630891 gene encoding uncharacterized protein LOC132630891 — protein: MESDCCKYVQKCHQCQIHSDLIRVPPSELNAMSSPWPFVAWGMDVIGPIEPTASNGHRFILVTIDYFTKWVEAMNHKSVTKKVVADFMQNNIICWFAYWPQINGAVEATIKNIKRILRKMTDNYKGWHEQLPYALLGYHTTIRTSTRATPYLLVYSTEAVIPAEVEIPSLRIIQEAELYNAEWV
- the LOC132630893 gene encoding uncharacterized protein LOC132630893 gives rise to the protein MDTKNEKTLPYVNLEQRFCNKFRKIEFRHTPRARNEFADSLASMIQHPESSHINPLRISLKEEHAHCCHMEAEPDGKPWYNNIKIYLERREYPEGITSGSKKTIRRMANCFFLNKEVFYKWMLILGLLRCVNAGEAT